TGGTGTTTTTCAACTGATTTGTGTCaacatttcccaaaatcttccCAGTTCTTCCATGCCAAAGTATGATATCAGTCCCTGAAAGTAACGGATCAACAgaagcaaacaaaaacaaacattttcaaagataaaagaagataaattaCCTTCTGAACAAGAAGCAATAATTGTACTTCCATCAGCACTTCCATAACTTGCAGTAGTGCCAACAAGGGTTATAATAGCTCTTTTCTCATGAACTTTGTGATGTTCCCATTTAATTTCTGGGAGAGGAAGCTTGGCTTGTTTATTCTCATTAGAATCTTTGGGCTTTTCCTCTCCATACATGTACAAAGAAGAACCAGTAAGCGTCTGAGAAGCTATGACTATAGAAGACACATCATCAGAGAATGCAACTGCTGTTGGATGGCCACCAGCAGGCAAATTCATTCTCATAAACCtgcaaaaaatttcaaataatacaTGGAgtaaaaagcaagaaaaaagcGCCTGCATCTTTTATATTGAGGtaaaatctaatattatatcaagGTTACTAGAAATTCATACTTGAAACTTTTACTTGAAGCATTATCCAACTTGAATACCCTGACCACTCCATCGGCACAAGCTATGTGGAtataaaagaaactaaaatgagtatCAGAAAATATATCTTGCATAAGAAAGAAATCAAATTGTTCAAATGAAAGAAACTCAGTGAACACCATATGAAAATGAGAAGGGATGCAATCTCCacaacattctttttgtgcaaaACATTCCAGATAGATTTAAGGTTCCATCATTTAATTACAAGCGATGGCTAGTAGATGATTAAGCAAATGAGAAGGCcagaaaataatcattcatGCAAGGATAAACATAATCTAGTGCAACCAATCTCCCTCGCCATCTTAATTGAAGGCTCCACCATAGTAGACAGTTAtcccaataaaaatatttatagacaaaaagacaaaagaaagagaaaaaaaaataaaaggagagagagagagagagagagagagagagaccagtaTACACATTATTTCAGCTGAAATCTCTTACTCCACCAGACATCTAGATTCACAATTCTGGGATTACCACTAATAACTTGAATCCTTTTATGAACATCACCAGCAAGAGATATACATAAATTTGCACAAAAATGAATAATCACCTGTTGCCAAACTTCGCCCATCAGAGGAAAAACTTATCCCTGTGACTGAGTCGCCATGACCCTTTAGAGTGTTTAAATCCAAGGGATGATGCCGTTTGTTTTGATCCTAAATTTCAAATCCAAAGCAAGCACCAAAACAAATTCGAACATGATTCAAGAAGTTATATAAAAAGTTAcgaagaaaaaaagtaaaatatataaactatactgTTGCaaaaaggttgagaaaattTATATCCTGGTAAACTACACCACCTAGCTAGAAGTTTGGGGAAACCCGAGGGGCctctatttttagaaattatacTCCATCCTGATTCCCCTTGGAATTTGGGAAAGAATAAGGAACTAATTATCTCTTATTTTCAGAAATGACACtttgtttgagatttgtgaTAGATATAACATCTACATGGTTACAACAACTCATTggccatttttttcttttttgatcggTACAACAACTCATTGGCTGTTACAAGCTAcgacaatttattttttttataagtaataagaaattttattaagacAAGTAAATAGGCGTAGCCCAAGTACCCAGGAAGTATAGAAGCAGAAACACCCAAATACATGGTAGAAATTAGGAACTAGGAAAAGctgaaagaaaatcatgaagattatccccattcaatacaagaaaGCTAcgacaaaatattttctttttcaatactaaaTTTGATGCAaagtaacttatcaaaaaaattcatGCAAAGTAACCTCGTATAATGGTTAGATGACAGGGAAAAATCATTTCCCTATTGATAACTTGAAAGCCAAGATAACCTAGAAGAAAATATccaaaccaaatcaaatttcGAATTTCCCTTCATCTCcgttttttttcttgattttctaaaGAACCAAACAGAAGATATAACTTCACAGGCAATACAGTACATCTTCTGAGATAAATTCTTACAGAGAATTTTAAGTCTTACctaaacaaataaattcaacCAAGCATAAGATtccacattttcttttcttaatatcATTCCTCCTTTTGATTTTCCCTTCTTTCTCTCCTTCCTTCGGTAGGAAGACACGGAGTTCAAGATCGTATATACCTTATCAGCAGCAGAGTGGGAGTGAGCTTTGAAGTGAGACTTCTTGGGTGGTGGAGGCCTCTGGTGCTTCTTCGGATCCGACTGGAGCTCCGCTTTCGCGATGGACTGGACCTCGGATCTTCGCTTGCCGAAGTAACTATTGAAGAAGGCGAGGGCGATTACAGCGCCGAGCAGTACCGAAACGATCGTAAGCGCTAGAACCGGATCCATTTCTTGACCCGCTTTTGTGATGAGGAGAGGTGGAAGATGGGTTCGGAGAAATGGTAATGGCGGGGGTTTAGATTCGTGGGAAATGAGTTTGCAGCTGATCACTTGGGATTGATTATTCAGTGATTAGTGCAACGGCAACGTATCGACAGGGATACGTGTCCgcttaaaagaagaagaatcatgTTTTCACTGGTATGTGGTAATGCTCACTTTCTTAACATTttccccaaaaaataaaatgagggaATAAAATGTAACGATTTAAGAATAATTgatcaaatattataattaaaactcatttatatcattatagatttaagtaatttaaatttgaatctaATACCCGACGTTACCTGTTAAGTATTGCTCAACCAAATAGGCAAagccttttgttttatttattttaaaaaaataaattttaatcatTCACAATTACACTTCTATCTATTTAAAGGCTCCGTTTGAATATAAAAAcggtttcatttcatctcatctaatcatcacaatttttttaaatttttacaccaaaaataataaacaatttaactttttcaaatcttaaaataataataatattaaaaaataatattttatttaactttcaactttcatctaaaagtatctcatcttatctcaccaTTCAAACGGAATCTAAAAGAGTTTTCTAAACTAAGATATAGCCTATTTATATTCGTCTTAACACTTAACTTTGCGAGATTGTGAATTATAATTTACACCTAGAATTAAGAGGATAGatgataattttcataatttaaagacTACATTAGAAAATAATAGTTAAAGTGAGATAACTGTCATTTTTCATCAATTCACTTATTTTAGAGAAGTTATATTTGCAAATTGataatttaattactaaataaaaaataataagtaaataGGGGATATGGATCCAAACAAACACCTTAATACATTGGTAACAACGTATAAATTAAGGAatggtttgttttcataatttattttaacttattttctcttatctaattattacaatttttttaaaaaattttatataaaataaaataattaatttaacttttataaatcttaaaataaaaataatattaaaaaaatatattataataaaattttatttaacttttttatcccATTTCATCCCAAATCGACAAAACATACGTGTCCACCCATCtcaattttaactttaaaagtTAGTCCAATCTCATGATGATGCTGGTTGTTGAAGCAGTACTCATATGATCGAATTGCTTAGAAATATCTATTGCGAAAATATCCCACAAAATCTTGTGCAATCTATGAAGTCATCTCCCTCACAAGAGCTGTTGGTGAGAGTTGTAACACACCTCAAGGATAAATATAAGATAATGCTGATGTGTTCTTTTTGAGAGAACTTCATCTaaaaaatagggaaaaaaaagaagaaatttttaCATCATTCCGAAATAATCTTCGTAGAGCCTggctctttatatataatatgcagaCTTCAACAAGATTGACCCAGGTACGAGCCAGACTAAAAGCATACTAAAATAACCATTGAAATGAGATATACTCTAAAAGGCCCAAGCCCATTAACCCACTACTACAAAAATCCACTTAAAACAACGATAGCCCAATGAGTAATGCTAATAACTATCTAAGCATGAGATTGCTCATGGCCCAACAAACATATAAGCTCTAACTATGTTATTGGGTCCTTGTACACTTTCTTGGACTTTGACAAATCGTCCTACTTCAAAGTACCTTGCTCACAAGGTTCGGGTAAATTGGAATCTGAAAGGAATTGATATGAGTGTTGTTGCCTTTTCGACAAGCAACACTGGGGGAATCTCATGAAAGCTTAGAGTGTGTTACATTCAACTGGAAAAGTAGGCACAAGTCTTGCACTTCACCCCTTGTTCTTACTGAGCCATGAAACTTTGATGGGTAATGGTCGCTATAGAACATGTAATCTGGTACGACAGCCTCCCCAAAAAGAAGATTGTTGAACACTACTGCAACAATAGGTAGGGTTTGAAATGTAGGCTCGTTTTGCATGAAATTCTCATACACTTTAGCAGAATCACTCATCCTTGAGTTGAATTGATAGTCTTTGGAGCAGATCGGGTTATTGCTTTTGAAGTTCCTTGCAATAGGTTCTTCAAGAGCTTATTGAATTTTCTCTTACTTTCAATCTCTCCTGATTGCACTAGAGTCGAGTGCAAGAAAATATTGTGAGGCATGATAATGCAACTCATAATTTCAACAACTTCTTGTCCTGTTCCAAGCATAACCCCTCCCAAGCTTGCTAGCCTTTTATGTATGAACTGTATCTTGTGCGCTTGACATCTCACTTAGGCTTGTAGGCTCATTTCTTGAAGGTCTAGATCTCCCCATTGCAGCAAAACTAAACTTTGCAATGTCATTATACCATATATTGCTTAAAATCTCGATGAACACATACGTTGGGTAGAACcaaaagacataaaaaaaaattgtacaccTCGGCGACAGAAGGTGGAGTACAATTTTAAAATGCTATCAAAGTAGCAAGGCAGATGAGAATTAATCGTGTGTAGACAATAGGCCTCGATGAGACGTTACAAGCAACGATCACACTAATGCCTTTATCACTGTTTGCGCTGAACTTGTTAAATACTTCATCTGAAGAGCCAACATTTAACCTTTGAACCTCCCTCGCTAGATTAACATAGTAATAAAGACGTTTGTGATACTCTGCAAATATTTTAGCTACTTCATCACATTGTTGCTCATAAGCATTCAACACCACTTTGTTGGGCCTTTTCATCTTTTCTATTAAATCTCCCTCGAAGCTTATCAAAGTAACTAAGTTTGGCTTTTCATTTGCTTGCTTCATGTGTAGGAACACCTTCAAATCTTCTGACATAAAGTTATAAGCAACATAGCCTATAATCATGGAGCTCCAAGAACCCCTATCTCTCACagtcattttatcaaacacacaACTTGCAAGCTCGATTATGGTGAAAGCTGCataaattctcacaaaagtaaTCCCTATATCAAGTTATCAATTGATTGCATCATCCCACCTTCTCCAACACTCAAGCACTAACCACAAGCTTTTATAACAAAAAAGTATGTGAATTTTCTAAGTTGAAGCCCAACCCTTCGAAGTCGAGAGAACAACCTCACCGTAGGTGAATTATCTTCATCCAATGCAAcaaataagatgaaaaacaaaatcaggATTCCACTACAAAACAGAGCACCTCCTTTTAACGGAGTCTGAAAAGCTTATTACTGGCTTTTGCTTCTTTAGGTCCCAAACCACTGTTGTCCCATTATATGACGTGCATGTCAATACTTGTTGAACCTTACTATTCCAAGATAAGCACAAAAGATCTCCTATTGAGTTGCAGCCCTTGAGAGGTGGAAAATGAGAACGTTCTGCAGTATTTGCCAAACCGTCGAATAATAAATAACGAGGGAGGATGGCGGAGAGAGAGGCCATATGAGGTTGTGCTGAGCGAGCCAGTCATAGAGGACAAGGGGTAAAGTTGTTATGGGTGACAAAATAAGGACCACTGCTTGCAAAGAATAGGAAGTgctagggttttttttattattattggaaaGACAGtggtagagagaaaaaaaaaaaaacgagggAAAGAGAGCAAGGAATGGAAGAAAAATTGTTGGGTTTTCATATTTAAATCGACATTGACAGAGATAGGGGCTAGAGAAGAATAAATGTGAGGGTAGTAATCGGAGACCACCAGGATCAAATTTCCATCTAGTATCTAGATTCATCTCGATGATTAAGTTATTGCTAGACTTGACcgatgaaaagaaaagagaaatgaaataattCTTGAGAGTAAAGGAAGGACTCAAGAGCCGACGATGAAGATATGAGAATAGAGAAAATGGTCTCCGCTTTCTAACAGGATTTATGGGAACAAGAGAAAGAGGAACCTGATCCGAGTTGACtatctctttttcttctatAGTTGCTGCGCATTTTTCCTCTTTATGCAGAACGTAGAGTTGGTGTTCCAAATAGGTGAACTTTTCATTGAAGTTCTTCCTGAAGCCTTCAAACTTGTTCTTGACATATTTGAATGTATGTATAATAACGTTATAGCATTGTTGTGATTGCTCGACCAACTATTTGATTTTGAGTAacgatgaaataatttattcaatttccATAACTTGAAAATATAGAGATCGGTGTCTCTGATATTAATTTGTAACACGTCTCAAGgattaaaataagataacaCTGATTTGTTCTGTTCGAGTGGAGCTCCTCCAAGCAAATgagagaaatagaagaaaataagaagttTCTATATCAttccaaaataattttcgtaGAGCCCCTAGCTCCTTACATATAGCATGCAGACTTCAACAAGGTTGACCCACATATGGACCTAAACTAAAAGTATACTAAAATAACCATTGAAATGAGATCTACTTTAAAAGGCCAAGCCCATTAACCCACTACCTCTAAAATCCACTTAAAATAACTATCTAAGCAAAGGATTGCCCATGGCCCAACAAACATATCAGCTCTAAGTGTGTTATTGGGTCCTTGTTCACTTTCTTCGATTGTGACAAGAGGAGACTTTTTCTTGACCTCGTAAAGATGGTTGGTCGGATTGTTTCTGACGTACCTTCTACACTACTGAGATATCGGGATGAAAAAAGtttacaaattcaaatttttaaacacttCCTACCATTTCAGCGGCATGACATCTATTTTCTCAACATATACTCTTTTGAGTTTTGACGTGTTCAACATGTCCtttcaaaaatcttaatttctttaaaatttattattaagatctgtttattttataaaaaataattttctaatcccttggttgaatagtaaaatttaaaagtattaagaATCTAATTCCTTATATGCATAATGTAATTAAATAAACAGATTTGTTATGGATTTCATTATATCTTAAAGGTAAAATCGCTTATAACCTACGTGCATACCGTTATTAGTAAGagcaaatattatttattttaaagaaaatgacattATAACACACCTAAACAAACatttttctctcactattttttgtttCGCAACCTCTTTGCACCAACACACAGTTGGATCGCGCGAGATGAAGTGGCGTTCTCACCTGATAAGAGCAATAACGATAAAGTTTAGGATTTGTGAAAGAATGTCAATCATTCTTCCAGGTATACCATGCGAGACAATCCTTCAATGCCAACTACAATCGAAGAATATCTCAAAACGCATGGCAAATGGACAACTTGCCACCATGTGTCATGGCAACTCGACTTGCTTTTGCCCAGTTTCTCTTCCTATGGTTATTTTTCACTCAATTTTCCATCCGTCCAAAATTGCCAGCACAAATACACTACTCCATACCATTCAGTTCAGCCCCTAGACAGGAAACCGAAGTCATACAAAACGTGAAGCTAAAAGGAAAGTTTCATATACAGGTGTAAGAAACGCAGATTCAAATGCTCCTGCAACACAATTGACTCGATATTTTTGAATGC
Above is a genomic segment from Juglans microcarpa x Juglans regia isolate MS1-56 chromosome 1D, Jm3101_v1.0, whole genome shotgun sequence containing:
- the LOC121263055 gene encoding transducin beta-like protein 2, which codes for MDPVLALTIVSVLLGAVIALAFFNSYFGKRRSEVQSIAKAELQSDPKKHQRPPPPKKSHFKAHSHSAADKDQNKRHHPLDLNTLKGHGDSVTGISFSSDGRSLATACADGVVRVFKLDNASSKSFKFMRMNLPAGGHPTAVAFSDDVSSIVIASQTLTGSSLYMYGEEKPKDSNENKQAKLPLPEIKWEHHKVHEKRAIITLVGTTASYGSADGSTIIASCSEGTDIILWHGRTGKILGNVDTNQLKNTMTAISPNGRFIAAAAFTADVKVWEIVYSKDGSVKEVLKAMQLKGHKSAVTWLCFAPNSEQIITASKDGSIRIWNINVRYHLDEDPKTLKVFPIPLHDSSGATLHYDRLCISPDGRILAATHGSTLQWLCVETGKVLDTADKAHEGDITCILWAPKIIPMGDGEVLLLATGSVDKKVKLWAAPSTR